A segment of the Panacibacter ginsenosidivorans genome:
TATATGCATAAAGGATATTGGTTCAGGGGTAAAGATGTAGAAAAGGATACAATGGACTTGTTCAGGCTTTTAATTGAGCCAGGTTCAACAGTGATAGAAGTTGGCGGGCATATTGGATTTATGACACAATACTTTTCCTCTCTTACAGGAGAAGGAGGTAAGGTGTATGTTTTTGAGCCGGCAGATAATAATTTAGTCTTTCTTAGAAAAAATATAGAGATCAGCAAGTTTAAAAATATTATTCTTATTGAAAAGGCTGTTTCGGATGCAGCAGGCATCGCAACATTTTATATTGAAAATATTACTGGACAAAATAACTCACTTGTTAATGATCATATAGGACCAAATTCACACAAGAATATAAAGGATGAACGGAAAAAAGTTGTTGTGGAAATAGAAACAATAAGTCTTGATGATTTTATCTTAAAGGAAGAAATCCACAAAACAGGCTTTATAAAAATTGATATTGAATCTGCAGAATTGCTTGCTTTAAAAGGAATGATAAATATACTTCGTGAACATAAGCCAAGAATTATGTTTGAAATATCAAGAGACCAGAAAGAGATTTTTTCAATCCTTAAAAGTTATGAATACCTGATTTTTGACGTAGAGAAAAACAAGCTCGAAAGTATTAACTATGGGAATGTATTTTGCATTCATGTATCAGATCAGGAGGGTTTAAAAAGAATGCAATAGCTTTTCCTGAAGCCTATTTTACTTTCTATAAAGATTTATAATATTAATTTCTTTCCCGGTATCGCATCAATCAGTTGCCTTGTGTACTCTTGTTGCGGATTATTATAAATATCTTCAGCGTTGCCGCATTCTTCGATGCATCCTTCCTTCATTACCATTATTCTATCGCTGATATAACGAATCACCGAAAGATCATGTGAAATGAATAATGCTGTAAAGCCGAACTCTTTTTTAAGATCATTCAATAAATTCAATACCTGCGCCTGCACACTTACGTCAAGTGCAGAAACACTTTCATCGCATACTACGAAAGATGGCTCCAACGCCAATGCTCTTGCAATTACAATCCTTTGCCGCTGACCGCCGCTAAATTCATGCGGGTAACGGTCGTAATGCGCTGCATTTAGATTTACTTTCTTCAGCAACTCCATCACCTTTTCTTTTGTTTCTTTTCCTTTTTTAAAAAGCCGGTGCACCAACATTGGTTCAGCTATGGCTTCGCCGATCTTTTTGCGTGGATTGAGCGATGAATATGGATCCTGGAAAATGATCTGCATCTCTTTTCTCAGCAACCGCATTTCCTTTGCTGTTGCATCCGACAGGGCTTTACCGTTGAAAATAATTTTCCCCTCTGTTGCTGGCAGTAAACCCAACAATGCTCTGCCCAATGTTGTTTTGCCACAGCCGGATTCTCCTACTAAACCAAGCGTCTCACCTTTGTATATCTCAAAACTTACATCATCCACCGCTTTCTTATAAGCCGTTACCTTACCTAAGAAATTTTTTCCAGCAGGGTACCAAACTTTTAAATGTTCAACAGACACCAAATCCTTAGGCTGGTCAATAATTGAATACTGTGTATTGAGTATTGGATTTGGTAAATTGATTTCTACTCTATCGTTTACCTGTGCCTTATCTTCTTGGTGCTTAATATTATCTTCTGTTTGTAAATAATCACTTACCACCGGTAATCTTTCTCCCTTTTTATATAATACCGGTCTGCATGCCAGCAAAGCTTTTGTATAAGGATGTTTTGGCGCGGTAAGTACTTCGTTTGTATTTCCTTCCTCTACGATTTTTCCTTTATACATCACTATTACACGATCTGCAATTTCACTTACCACTCCAAGGTCATGACTTATAAAGATCACGCCCATATTTGTTTGCTGTTGTAATTGCTTTATCAGTAATAATATATTTTTCTGGACACTTACATCAAGTGCAGTAGTAGGTTCATCACAAATAAGCAGGTCGGGGCCGCAACTCATCGCCATAGCAATCATTACCCGTTGCTTCTGGCCACCACTTATTTCATGTGGGTATTTATAAAATATTTTTTCAGGATCTGGTAGTTGTACTTTTTTAAATAGTTGTATTGTTTGCTGCTTTGCTAATACGTTGCTTATTTTTTTGTGCAGTACTATTGCTTCTGCTACCTGTACGCCACAGTTTTTTACAGGATTCAATGATGTCATCGGTTCCTGGAAGATCATGGCAATCTTATTGCCACGCAATTGCTGTATTTCTATTGAACTACACTCCAGTAAATTAATTTGCTTATCATTATTTCTATAATTGATAACTCCTGCTTTATAAATAGCGGGGGGTGTTGATAATAATTGTAAAACAGCCAAAGCTGTTACAGATTTACCTGAACCTGATTCACCAACGATAGCAACAATTTCTCCCTTATTGATGGTGAGTGAAATATTTTGTAACGCTGATGTTGTCGCATCACCGCTTACAAAATCTATCGAAAGGTTTTCTATATTAAGTAAGGTGGTCATGAATAATCAGGAAGATCATCTATTGCTGCGTATGATGAGAACGTACAAGTGAGACCTTCTTCCACTGGAAGAAGCTAGACAACGAAAGATCAATAGTAGCAATACTGCTGATAAAATATTTAAAATCTAAGGTGTCTTACTGTTAAACCATTATTGATAAGCTGTTTAAGAGAATCAATACCAATCTTTAAATGTTTTTCTACAAATTGTGCCGTTACACTGTTATCACTTTTTTCTGTCTTCACACCTTCCGGTATCATTGGCTGATCACTTACCAAGAGCAGTGCACCTGTGGGAATTTTATTATAAAAGCCAACGGTGAAAATAGTTGCCGTTTCCATATCAATTGCATAAGCTCTTATTTTTTGCAGGTAAGTTTTAAATGCATCATCATGCTCCCATACTCGCCTGTTGGTGGTGTACACGGTACCTGTCCAGTAATCAACTTTGTAATCTCTTATGGTTGTTGAAATGGCTTTCTGGAGCGCAAACGCAGGCATGGCGGGCACTTCAGGCGGAAAGTAATCGTTCGATGTTCCTTCGCCTCTTATTGCAGCAATGGGCAAAATCAGATCTCCTATCTTGTTTCTTTTTTTCAACCCGCCACATTTACCCAGGAATAAAGCAGCTTCAGGATCTATGGCATGCAAGAGGTCCATCACTGTAGCTGCACCGGGGCTACCCATACCGAAATTGATGATCGTAATATTATCTGCAGTGGCGCATTGAAAGGGTTTGTCTTTGCCTGCCACTTTTACTTTATGCCATGCTGCAAACATATCCACATAGTTACTGAAATTGGTAAGCAGAATATACTTACCAAAATTTTTCAGCGACTCTCCTGTGTATCGCGGCAGCCAGTTGCTTACAATATCTTCTTTTGTTTTCATGACTTTTTTTATTTACCCGGCAGTGCTGCCGCTATTAAACTTTTGTTGCGTCGCACACTGCAACTTTTCTTCTTCCTTCAGCAGTAGCATGTTACAAACTAAATTTTGTAAATATACAAAATCAGCTTTGCTGATTATTACATTTGCTTATGCTTCAGATAGAATACCCGGCTTTTTCATTCAGGTTTAAAGAAGAGCAGGGCAAAGAATTTATTTTTGATGAGATAAGAAAAAAATGGGTAAGGCTTACGCCGGAAGAGTGGGTGCGTCAAAATTTTATTCAATATCTGTTGCAGGTAAAAAAATATCCTTCTTCGATTATTGCCGTTGAAAAAGAAATCAGACTTGGTGATCTTAAAAAGCGCTGCGATATTGTTGTGTATAAATCTCATCTGCCGTGGATGATCATTGAGTGCAAGGAACAGGATGTTATTTTAAACGATGTTGTATTGCAGCAAATACTTAGATATAATATAACATTGCAATCAGCAATAATTGTTGTTACCAATGGTTCAGTTTCTTATGCATTTAATTTAAATAAAGACGGCGTGGCAGAAACGGATATGTTGCCTGAATGGGAATGATAAAGTGATCAATATAAAACATTATGTATTTACGGATGCGCCGCTACCCATACTTCTCCATCTTCAAAAACTTCCTTTTTCCAGATTGGTACTGTCTCTTTTAGTGTATCAATAATATACCTGCATGCGTCGAAAGCTGCGGCGCGGTGTGCAGCAGCTACAGCAATTACAACAGGCACATCTCCAGTTATAAGTGTTCCTGTTCTATGATGGATCAATATTTTTTGCACGGGCCATTTTTGAAACGCGTCTGCTGCAATCTTTTGCATTTCATTCAATGCCATAGATGCATAGGCTTCAAATTCCAGCTTTATAACACGCTTACCTTTTGTAACGTTGCGCACCGTACCAATGAATACATCAATACCACCGCATTGCGGGGACATTGCCCAGTCAATACATGCTGGTATATCCAATGCAATTTCTTTTATCTGAATATCAAGCTCCATTTTTTTTCTTTGGGTTAGCTATATAAGTTATTATCCGCCGCTTACCGGTGGTATAATAGCAATCTCATCTGTATGATCTATTAAGCGATCGGGTTGTGCATATTGATTATTTACCGCTACCATATAAGAAGCCAATTGCTTTAAGCGTGGATATTTTTCTTCCAGCACATCTTTTAAAGCAGCCACATTATTACCAGCCAGGTCAATTTTTATAACTGACTGGCCAAATATTTCTTTTACAATACCAAATGCAAGCACCTGTATAATCATCTTTAACAAAGGTATTAAAATCTTAAGTGAACTTACTATAAAGCAAAATATGGATCGTTCAGTAAAACAGTAATAATTTCCGTTAAATTTAGTGAATCATATACTACTTATACCACAAGTCTCTTATTATGGTGAGTGCAATTGTTTTAGCAGCAGGGTTATCAAAAAGAATGGGAAATGAAAATAAACTACTGCTGCCTTATAATGGTAAAACCATTATAGAAACCACCTTACAGCATTTGCTGGATGCAGGTATAGAAGAAATAATTGTAGTCACTGGTCATGAAGCGCAGTTGGTATCAACGACTATTCGGCATTTACCCGTTATCATTATTTATAACCCATTGTATGAAAAAGGAATGACTACTTCAATACAAAAAGGCGTGGAAGTGGCTGCCGGCAGCGGTTATATGATCTGCCTGGCAGATATGTTTTCCATAACTGCCTTAGAATATATATCAATAATAACGGCTTTTGAAACGCAATTGCAGAATGATGAAAAATGTATTTGTGTACCGCGTTACAAAAATGAAAAGGGAAATCCTGTAATATTTTCAGCAGCATACAGAGCAGATATTTTGCAGCACAAAGAGATGGAAGGTTGTAAAAAAATTGTAGAACAAAACAAAACACATATACACCGGATCGATATGCAAACCCCGCATATTCTTGAAGACCTGGATTACCCGGATGATTATAAAAAGATCAGTATGGAATAAAAAAGCACAAGTGTGCGACGCAAGGAACGGTGCCAAAAGAACTTCTGTTGGGTACAAAATTTTTCTTATTTGTATCAACCTGCATACTCATTTAAAATGCTAACTTTTCAAAAATCTTCTGCTATGAAATGTAAGAACATTGCCTGCCTGTTACTTTTTTTTGTTTATTGGTTTTTTGTAATACAGCTATAGCCGCAGGAGATCATCCAACACTGGCCATTGGCTCAAACGCACCGGATTTTAAATTAACAGGCACTGATGATAAAATTTATACGCTGTCTTCTTTTAGTAAAGCAGATATTTTAGTGATCGTTTTTACCTGCAATCATTGCCCCACCGCACAGGCTTATGAAGACAGGCTCATACAACTTACAAAAGATTATGCCGCAAAGAAAGTAGCTGTGGTGGCTATTATGCCTAATGACCCCAAAGCAATAAGGCTTGATGAACTCGGCTATACAGATATGAGTGATTCATTTGAAGAGATGAAACTACGTGCCAAACAAAAACAATATAATTTTCCTTACCTGTACGATGGCGAGACACAGTCTGTTGCCCAAGCATATGGACCTGCTGCAACACCGCATGTTTTTATTTTTGATAAAACAAGAAAGCTACGCTATCAGGGCCGCATAGATGATGTAGAGAAACCTTCCAAAACGCCGCACAATTTTGATACACGCAATGCTATTGATGCATTGCTTGCAGGTAAAGAATTAGCTGTGCAAACAACTAAAGTTTTTGGGTGTTCCATTAAGTGGGCAGAGAAAGAAAGCTGGCTACAGAAAGCAAATGAAGATTGGGCAAAGGAACCTGTAGCAATTGATACGATTGATGTGCAGGGGATAAAAGATCTTGTAAAAAATAATTCTGATAAACTACGCCTGATCAATGTGTGGGCCACCTGGTGCGGCCCCTGTGTTGCAGAATTTTCTGAATTCATTACGATGAACAGGATGTACCGCAACCGCGATTTCGAATTCATTAGTGTTAGTGCAGATGAGCCCGAGAATAAAGATAAGGTGATGAAATTTTTGCAGAAGAAACAGGCATCTGCCACCAATTATATTTTTAGCGGCGATGATAAATATAAACTTATTGAAGCCATTGATCCCAACTGGCAGGGCGCATTGCCTTATACCATTCTTGTTGAGCCTGGTGGTAAGATCGTGTATGCAAAGCAGGGGCAGATAGACCCGCAAGAAATGAAACGCATGATCGTAGATGATAAATTTATCGGCAGGTATTATTGATCATTCTTTCAGCAAATATTTATGAACCGGTCGGTCATTCTACTATGAAGCTTTGGTTGCGTCGCACACTTGTACGTTCTGTTATCTGCTGAACAACAAAAGCATTATGCATCATTGCTGTTCTTTTCATTTCAAACAAATTGATAACTTATTCTTTCGGATATTTGCCACTCAATTTTTCAAAATATAATTTGATATGCGGATTGCAATTAATGGAATGGGACGAATCGGAAGATTATTATTTCGCCGGCTGATCAATGATCCTGCATTTACATTGGTGGCAGTAAATGATATTATGGAAACAGAGAACCTGCTTTATTTACTAAAGTATGATTCGTTGTATGGAAAATTCCAGGGAGATATATCATTAAGCGATAATGCAATTGTTGCAGGCGATAAGAAGGTTATTGTTTTGCAGCATGAATATCCATCGCAGCTTTCGTGGAAAGACCTGGATATAGATATTGTACTCGAATGCTCCGGCAAATTCACCAACAAAGCCGGGGCCTCTGAACATTTAAAGGCAGGTGCAAAAAAAGTATTATTGTCAACAACAGGCTCACCGGATATTCCTTTAATGATCTACGGTTTCAATCACCACCGTCTGGATAATACTATTGAAATTGTTTCTCCCGGTGGTTGCATGACCAATTGCTCCACGCATATCCTTTATATTTTAAATTCAATTGGTATTGAATCAGCACAGATAAACATACTGCACTCTTATACATCAAGACAAGAACTTGTGGATACAGCGCATAAGCAATTCAGAAGAGGAAGAGCCGCTGCCGAATCTATTATTCCTGTTGAAATTGATTTAGCGCAATCACTGGAAAGATTGCTGCCATTACAGGATAAAATAGCTGCTGTTTCTGTAAGGGTTCCTGTAACAAATGGAGCAATGGCGGATTTTACGGTGCAACTAAAAGAGCCAGCAGCAAAAGAAGAGATCAACCTTCTTTTTAAAAAAGCCGCAGAAAACGAATATAAAAACATTATTGCTTACAGTGAAGACCCTTTGGTATCAGCAGATATAAAAGGTGATACACATTCCTGTATTATAGATGGCACATTAACATCGGTAGCAGTAAAGCAGGTAAAAATTATTGCGTGGTTCGATAATGAATATGGCTATACCAGCCGTATCATCGACTGGCTTTTATACTGGAAGAAATTAATGAGCTAAAACATCTTTACTGTAGAAATACAAATAAAAAATCCCTGCATAAACAGGGATTTTTTATTTTGAAAAATTTTTATTGTTTTGGAAAATTAGGATCAGCTTTTACTTCTTCTATCTGTTGCGTGTGACGGTTACTGTGTGCACCTATAAACAGTATCATCTGGTAAGCATCAAAAGAAGCCATAGGCATTGTAACTACATGATTGCGAAGATCGGCATCAGTTGTTTTTACATAGTCAATCAATTTTGCACGATCATTTTTAAATGAAGTTAAAGCTTCTTCCAATGATTTATATGACGTATTCTGAGGCTCCATCGGTGGGGCAGTTTTTACTTTATGTTCACGGCTTTCGATCATCTGTATAACCTGCTCATCAGTGGCTTTTATATCAGCCCTTTTTTCAGGATTGGCCTGCGCCTGTATGGCGCCGTTGGTCATTTGCCAAAGGCTGGCTTCAGTAACAGCAATATGTTTTACACAGTCCAGCACACTCCATTTATCAGGAGCGGGTTTGAAATTTAGTTGTGCATCACTTAATCCTGCAACGGCATTAATCACACCTTGCTCAGTCTGAGATAAAAGATCAGCAGCAGTTTTTCTTTCCTGGTCGGATAGGGAAACCGGTTTTGTGTTGAAAGCAAACAACAGCAACCCGGTGACAAGCATGGATAACTTTTTCATAAAAAGTTTGTTTTAGTATTTAATATTATAAGACGTTTTCGAAGAAATAGAAAGGACAAAAATCATGCGAAAGTTAAAAAAATTATTGTTTTGCTCCTATAATTAATTTAGCTGTTGATGCCGGTTTAAAGAGATTGATTTGTATAAACCTTTGTTTTGAATTGATGGGTGAACGTGAAATGCTGCATATAATTGTTGCCGTACAAGAGTGCGACGCAACAAAAGCCCGCTGCTTATTCAATTGCCGGGTACATAAATTGCCTTTCCCTAATTTTACAAAATGAGCAAGAGTAAAGAAAGAATGGCACGTGAAAGAGGACCCAACAGACAAAATGTTATAGCCAACCCAACACTCAAAGAAAAATTTGCAGCACTTGGTAACCTGCCACGTTTCTTTAAACTGGTTTGGGAAACACATAAATGGTATACGTTACTCAATGGCTTGCTAAGATTATTACGCTCTGCTATACCTGTAGCAATTTTATACGTAGGCAAACTGATCATCGACGAAGTAGTAACACTCAGCAAGGGCCATGCAACAGATCATCAATTGTTATGGCAACTCGTTGCTGCAGAATTTGCATTGGCCATTTTATCAGATGCATTGGCAAGAGCAACTGCATTGGTGGATAGTTTACTCGGCGATCTTTTCAGTAACCACACTTCTGTTAAGATCATGGAACATGCAGCCACACTGGATCTTGACCAGTTTGAAGACTCTGAATTTTATGACAAGCTGGAACGTGCAAGACAACAGACCATTGGCCGCACTATATTATTGTCGCAGGTATTAACGCAGGTGCAGGACTTAATTACTATGGCATTTCTCGCTGCAGGATTAATGGCGTTCAATCCATGGCTGATCTTATTATTGCTGATCGCAATAGTGCCCGCATTTTTGGGAGAATCATATTTCAACGACCGCAGCTATGCCCTAACACGCGGACAAACACCTGAGCGTCGTGAATTGGATTACATACGTTACATTGGTGCCAGTGATGAAACTGCGAAAGAAGTAAAACTTTTTAACCTCTCCGGTTTTTTAATTGATCGTTTTAAAACACTCAGCAATAAATTTTATGATGACAATAAAAAACTTTCCATCAAACGTGCATCATGGGGAACATTCTTTGCATTGCTTGGAAGCGCAGGTTATTACACAGCCTATGTTGTAATGATCATGAAAACTATTGAAGGTGCATTAACGATCGGTACACTTACATTTTTGGCAGGATCTTTCAGGCAGTTAAGAAGTACGCTTGAAAATATATTAACACGTTTTACAGCGGTATCACAAGGCGCCATTTACCTGCGTGACTTCTTTGAGTTCTTTGAAATACAACCAAAAATATTTATGCCCGTTAAGCCTGTTCCTTTTCCTGCGCAGATCAAACAGGGCTTTACGTTTGAGAATGTTGGCTTCAAATATCACAACTCTGATAAGTGGGCAAACCGTCATCTCAGTTTTACGTTGCATGCAGGAGAGAAGCTTGCACTCGTTGGTGAAAATGGTGCAGGTAAAACAACGCTGGTAAAATTGCTCGCACGTTTGTATGATCCTGTTGAAGGCCGCATATTGCTTGATGGTATTGATCTGCGTGATTATGATCTGTTGCAACTGCGTCATAACATCGGCATCATCTTCCAGGATTACCTGCGTTATCAAATGAGCTTTGCACAAAACATTGCGGTGGGCAATATTGATGAAATGAATAACCGTGCATTGATAGAACAAAGTGCAGAAAAAAGTTTGGCAAGCCTGCTTGCAAAAAAATTACCCAATCAATATGACCAGGCATTGGGCCGCCGTTTCAACAACGGTGTTGAACTAAGTGGTGGAGAATGGCAAAAGGTAGCGCTTGCCCGTGCCTATATGAAAGATGCGCAGTTGCTCATTCTCGATGAACCCACCAGTGCGCTTGATGCACGTGCCGAGTATGAAGTGTTTCAGCGTTTTGCTGATCTTACCAAAGGCAAAACTGCTGTGTTGATCTCACATCGGTTCTCCACCGTGCGCATGGCAGACCGTATTCTTGTGTTGGATAAAGGCCAGCAACTCGAAATAGGCAGCCATGAAGAACTGCTTGCATTGGGTGGGAGATATGCTGAGTTATTTCATTTGCAGGCGAAAGGGTATAGATAAATTTTTGTACTTAGCTGTAGCAGTACTATTGAGCAACGGTTGCGTCACACACTTGTGAAGTTAGACAAATGTACAAGAGTGCGACGCAAGAGAAGATTATGGCAGTACTAAAGCCGGGTACATAAAAATTAATTTAAGTATGTTAAACAATGAAGCCTGTGATCGTAATCTCAGGCTTCATTGTGAGGACAGATTTACTTTTCCTGCTTTATAACCTGATACAGCGAAGTAAAAGATAAATAAATATAAAGGGATAAGTATGCTATAAGCAACTTGTGGGTTTGCTGCATCGCTGATGGCGCCATAGATAAGGGGTGAAACACCTCCCCCAACTACGCCCATGATTAATAAAGCAGAACCTTTGCTGGTTGATTTACCAAGCCCTTCCAGTGAAAGTGGCCAGATAGTGGGCCATAGTAAAGCATTGCCCAAACCCAACAAAGAAATAAACCAAACCGAGGAGGGTCCTTTTATCAATAACGCTATGATAGTAAAGAAAATCCCAATAATTGCAGATAGCATTAAAGCTTTTCTTTGTTTTATTATTTTGGGTATGGTGAAAATGCCGATGCAATAACTTATAACCATTATGAGGAGTGTATAGGTTGCAAAATATTTTGCATCCCTAAAGGATAAGCCTTTGTATTGCGCATAATTAATGATAGAATCTATTGCCAGCACTTCTATACTTACCGCGCAAAATATGGCAACAGCACCTAATAACAGATGCTTGTGTTGAAACAGGCTTTTATTATGTTGTTCCGCTGCTGATGATGAAACGGTGTCAGAGGTTTCATCATTAATATCCGGGAGATGAGAGAGTTTGATCAATAGCCCAAGGCCCACCAATACAATACTTATTACAATATAGGGCATGATAAGACGTGAAGACAAATCATCTAATACTACGGTTTGCTGAGCAGGTGCTATCGTTAATAGTTGTGCTTTCACCTGGTCGATTTCATCAGGATTTTTAATTAAAGCACCCACTAATATTAATGGTGCTATTGCACCGGCCACTTTATTACAAACGCCCATGATACTTATGCGGGACGCTGCACTTTCTATAGGACCAAGTATGGTTATAT
Coding sequences within it:
- a CDS encoding FkbM family methyltransferase: MKLSKNKRLRHIVLWVLRVFNPGTIRVKHPFTGGKLVLDAYMHKGYWFRGKDVEKDTMDLFRLLIEPGSTVIEVGGHIGFMTQYFSSLTGEGGKVYVFEPADNNLVFLRKNIEISKFKNIILIEKAVSDAAGIATFYIENITGQNNSLVNDHIGPNSHKNIKDERKKVVVEIETISLDDFILKEEIHKTGFIKIDIESAELLALKGMINILREHKPRIMFEISRDQKEIFSILKSYEYLIFDVEKNKLESINYGNVFCIHVSDQEGLKRMQ
- a CDS encoding ABC transporter ATP-binding protein translates to MTTLLNIENLSIDFVSGDATTSALQNISLTINKGEIVAIVGESGSGKSVTALAVLQLLSTPPAIYKAGVINYRNNDKQINLLECSSIEIQQLRGNKIAMIFQEPMTSLNPVKNCGVQVAEAIVLHKKISNVLAKQQTIQLFKKVQLPDPEKIFYKYPHEISGGQKQRVMIAMAMSCGPDLLICDEPTTALDVSVQKNILLLIKQLQQQTNMGVIFISHDLGVVSEIADRVIVMYKGKIVEEGNTNEVLTAPKHPYTKALLACRPVLYKKGERLPVVSDYLQTEDNIKHQEDKAQVNDRVEINLPNPILNTQYSIIDQPKDLVSVEHLKVWYPAGKNFLGKVTAYKKAVDDVSFEIYKGETLGLVGESGCGKTTLGRALLGLLPATEGKIIFNGKALSDATAKEMRLLRKEMQIIFQDPYSSLNPRKKIGEAIAEPMLVHRLFKKGKETKEKVMELLKKVNLNAAHYDRYPHEFSGGQRQRIVIARALALEPSFVVCDESVSALDVSVQAQVLNLLNDLKKEFGFTALFISHDLSVIRYISDRIMVMKEGCIEECGNAEDIYNNPQQEYTRQLIDAIPGKKLIL
- a CDS encoding AMP nucleosidase, yielding MKTKEDIVSNWLPRYTGESLKNFGKYILLTNFSNYVDMFAAWHKVKVAGKDKPFQCATADNITIINFGMGSPGAATVMDLLHAIDPEAALFLGKCGGLKKRNKIGDLILPIAAIRGEGTSNDYFPPEVPAMPAFALQKAISTTIRDYKVDYWTGTVYTTNRRVWEHDDAFKTYLQKIRAYAIDMETATIFTVGFYNKIPTGALLLVSDQPMIPEGVKTEKSDNSVTAQFVEKHLKIGIDSLKQLINNGLTVRHLRF
- a CDS encoding type I restriction enzyme HsdR N-terminal domain-containing protein, with product MLQIEYPAFSFRFKEEQGKEFIFDEIRKKWVRLTPEEWVRQNFIQYLLQVKKYPSSIIAVEKEIRLGDLKKRCDIVVYKSHLPWMIIECKEQDVILNDVVLQQILRYNITLQSAIIVVTNGSVSYAFNLNKDGVAETDMLPEWE
- a CDS encoding molybdenum cofactor biosynthesis protein MoaE, encoding MELDIQIKEIALDIPACIDWAMSPQCGGIDVFIGTVRNVTKGKRVIKLEFEAYASMALNEMQKIAADAFQKWPVQKILIHHRTGTLITGDVPVVIAVAAAHRAAAFDACRYIIDTLKETVPIWKKEVFEDGEVWVAAHP
- the moaD gene encoding molybdopterin converting factor subunit 1; the protein is MIIQVLAFGIVKEIFGQSVIKIDLAGNNVAALKDVLEEKYPRLKQLASYMVAVNNQYAQPDRLIDHTDEIAIIPPVSGG
- a CDS encoding nucleotidyltransferase family protein; its protein translation is MVSAIVLAAGLSKRMGNENKLLLPYNGKTIIETTLQHLLDAGIEEIIVVTGHEAQLVSTTIRHLPVIIIYNPLYEKGMTTSIQKGVEVAAGSGYMICLADMFSITALEYISIITAFETQLQNDEKCICVPRYKNEKGNPVIFSAAYRADILQHKEMEGCKKIVEQNKTHIHRIDMQTPHILEDLDYPDDYKKISME
- a CDS encoding redoxin family protein; amino-acid sequence: MVFCNTAIAAGDHPTLAIGSNAPDFKLTGTDDKIYTLSSFSKADILVIVFTCNHCPTAQAYEDRLIQLTKDYAAKKVAVVAIMPNDPKAIRLDELGYTDMSDSFEEMKLRAKQKQYNFPYLYDGETQSVAQAYGPAATPHVFIFDKTRKLRYQGRIDDVEKPSKTPHNFDTRNAIDALLAGKELAVQTTKVFGCSIKWAEKESWLQKANEDWAKEPVAIDTIDVQGIKDLVKNNSDKLRLINVWATWCGPCVAEFSEFITMNRMYRNRDFEFISVSADEPENKDKVMKFLQKKQASATNYIFSGDDKYKLIEAIDPNWQGALPYTILVEPGGKIVYAKQGQIDPQEMKRMIVDDKFIGRYY
- a CDS encoding type I glyceraldehyde-3-phosphate dehydrogenase; the protein is MRIAINGMGRIGRLLFRRLINDPAFTLVAVNDIMETENLLYLLKYDSLYGKFQGDISLSDNAIVAGDKKVIVLQHEYPSQLSWKDLDIDIVLECSGKFTNKAGASEHLKAGAKKVLLSTTGSPDIPLMIYGFNHHRLDNTIEIVSPGGCMTNCSTHILYILNSIGIESAQINILHSYTSRQELVDTAHKQFRRGRAAAESIIPVEIDLAQSLERLLPLQDKIAAVSVRVPVTNGAMADFTVQLKEPAAKEEINLLFKKAAENEYKNIIAYSEDPLVSADIKGDTHSCIIDGTLTSVAVKQVKIIAWFDNEYGYTSRIIDWLLYWKKLMS
- a CDS encoding DinB family protein, with the protein product MKKLSMLVTGLLLFAFNTKPVSLSDQERKTAADLLSQTEQGVINAVAGLSDAQLNFKPAPDKWSVLDCVKHIAVTEASLWQMTNGAIQAQANPEKRADIKATDEQVIQMIESREHKVKTAPPMEPQNTSYKSLEEALTSFKNDRAKLIDYVKTTDADLRNHVVTMPMASFDAYQMILFIGAHSNRHTQQIEEVKADPNFPKQ
- a CDS encoding ABC transporter ATP-binding protein, with product MSKSKERMARERGPNRQNVIANPTLKEKFAALGNLPRFFKLVWETHKWYTLLNGLLRLLRSAIPVAILYVGKLIIDEVVTLSKGHATDHQLLWQLVAAEFALAILSDALARATALVDSLLGDLFSNHTSVKIMEHAATLDLDQFEDSEFYDKLERARQQTIGRTILLSQVLTQVQDLITMAFLAAGLMAFNPWLILLLLIAIVPAFLGESYFNDRSYALTRGQTPERRELDYIRYIGASDETAKEVKLFNLSGFLIDRFKTLSNKFYDDNKKLSIKRASWGTFFALLGSAGYYTAYVVMIMKTIEGALTIGTLTFLAGSFRQLRSTLENILTRFTAVSQGAIYLRDFFEFFEIQPKIFMPVKPVPFPAQIKQGFTFENVGFKYHNSDKWANRHLSFTLHAGEKLALVGENGAGKTTLVKLLARLYDPVEGRILLDGIDLRDYDLLQLRHNIGIIFQDYLRYQMSFAQNIAVGNIDEMNNRALIEQSAEKSLASLLAKKLPNQYDQALGRRFNNGVELSGGEWQKVALARAYMKDAQLLILDEPTSALDARAEYEVFQRFADLTKGKTAVLISHRFSTVRMADRILVLDKGQQLEIGSHEELLALGGRYAELFHLQAKGYR